The Toxorhynchites rutilus septentrionalis strain SRP chromosome 3, ASM2978413v1, whole genome shotgun sequence genome includes a region encoding these proteins:
- the LOC129776627 gene encoding uncharacterized protein LOC129776627 has protein sequence MVKCITVCLPARLQYFYKRFKSFSNHTDCFAHIKCLCSYLAMDGRRNLRWLGVLSTYIPPLTFSIYQTTRGENIVGIGYHFIMIMHSLIALFKMTTLRLNSEKIQTLINYFNAHVFHRDDPQCYHLRRKTYFITWKICFALAAHFILNVAAAFATTGPKSPYIGLCEKQIVWYQEIMLLVIISCIMVHMCIYSTAILIVSFLMHWFQTELEIVATAFSRIIHVKPQGAQGNGVHYLRILFQREEVRWTGIERRMIYCISRHGEIIDLIKLLREIVEPIFFALGFYIVTSISTMIFLMYSDGLYNVLAVGHILAVIFEFYYYAHLVDDLDDKNHLIATVIYKQDWSTQMRYSSRFAKQYKSVKSMILIVIMHSQRPFRFTCGGLYKMTVPVFTALVETIYVAVTFMLRTIKIQRY, from the exons ATGGTGAAATGCATAACTGTGTGTCTGCCAGCGAGGCTGCAATATTTTTACAAAAGATTCAAAAGTTTCTCCAATCATACCGATTGTTTTGCTCATATCAAATGTCTTTGTTCTTATCTGG CAATGGATGGTCGTCGTAACCTGCGCTGGCTGGGCGTGCTTTCTACGTACATTCCGCCGTTGACATTCTCCATCTATCAAACCACACGTGGTGAGAACATCGTCGGTATAGGCTACCACTTCATCATGATCATGCACTCTCTCATTGCACTGTTCAAAATGACCACTCTCAGACTAAACTCGGAgaaaatccaaacactgatcAATTACTTCAATGCACACGTTTTCCATCGGGATGACCCGCAATGTTACCATCTGCGTCGGAAGACCTACTTCATTACGTGGAAAATTTGCTTCGCCCTGGCGGCACATTTTATTCTGAATGTAGCGGCCGCTTTTGCCACCACAGGTCCAAAAAGTCCGTACATTGGATTATGTGAAAAACAGATAGTCTGGTATCAAGAAATTATGCTGCTAGTCATAATAAGTTGCATTATGGTGCATATGTGTATCTACTCGACGGCCATTTTGATCGTGTCCTTCCTGATGCATTGGTTTCAAACAGAACTCGAAATCGTGGCAACTGCATTCTCGAGGATTATCCACGTCAAACCTCAAGGTGCGCAGGGAAACGGTGTGCACTATTTGAGGATCTTGTTCCAACGCGAGGAAGTCCGTTGGACGGGGATAGAGCGTAGAATGATTTACTGTATCAGTCGACACGGAGAAATCATTGA CCTTATCAAGCTTTTGAGGGAGATTGTGGAACCTATATTTTTCGCACTCGGATTTTATATTGTAACATCGATTTCGACTATGATTTTCCTCATGTATAGTGATGGACTGTACAACGTACTCGCTGTTGGACATATACTGGCCGTGATTTTTGAGTTTTACTATTACGCTCATCTGGTGGACGATTTGGATGATAAG AACCATTTGATCGCAACCGTTATTTACAAACAAGATTGGTCCACTCAGATGAGGTACTCGTCGCGTTTCGCGAAACAGTACAAAAGTGTGAAGAGCATGATACTGATTGTCATCATGCACTCCCAACGGCCGTTTCGGTTCACCTGTGGCGGATTGTACAAAATGACAGTGCCTGTGTTTACCGCCTTGGTTGAAACAATCTACGTGGCGGTTACGTTCATGTTACGGACAATTAAGATCCAGCGATACTGA